From a single Carassius auratus strain Wakin chromosome 38, ASM336829v1, whole genome shotgun sequence genomic region:
- the ifi27.4 gene encoding interferon alpha inducible protein 27.4 isoform X1 gives MKRGLFTIIGVTAGAVGAVALAPVALTMAGFTSAGIAAGSLAASMMSSAAIANGGGVAVGSLVALLQSAGAAGLSAGAAAAVASVGGAAGAVIGGAADLFSHSRSPPSLEEEDDGNEEEEEIEMLFLESKDLVPK, from the exons ATGAAACGCG GACTGTTCACTATCATTGGGGTCACAGCTGGGGCAG TTGGTGCGGTTGCATTGGCCCCCGTGGCGCTCACCATGGCTGGATTCACCTCTGCTGGTATAGCAGCAGGGTCTCTGGCTGCCAGCATGATGTCATCAGCAGCCATCGCCAACGGTGGTGGTGTGGCTGTGGGAAGTTTGGTCGCTCTCCTCCAGTCTGCAG GTGCTGCTGGACTGTCTGCAGGTGCGGCGGCAGCTGTGGCATCTGTGGGTGGAGCAGCAGGTGCTGTAATAGGTGGAGCTGCAGATTTGTTCTCTCATTCCAGGAGTCCACCTTCACTtgaggaggaagatgatggaaatgaagaagaagaagagatagAGATGCTTTTTTTGGAGTCCAAAGACCTTGTGCCAAAATAA
- the ifi27.4 gene encoding interferon alpha inducible protein 27.4 isoform X2, whose product MAGFTSAGIAAGSLAASMMSSAAIANGGGVAVGSLVALLQSAGAAGLSAGAAAAVASVGGAAGAVIGGAADLFSHSRSPPSLEEEDDGNEEEEEIEMLFLESKDLVPK is encoded by the exons ATGGCTGGATTCACCTCTGCTGGTATAGCAGCAGGGTCTCTGGCTGCCAGCATGATGTCATCAGCAGCCATCGCCAACGGTGGTGGTGTGGCTGTGGGAAGTTTGGTCGCTCTCCTCCAGTCTGCAG GTGCTGCTGGACTGTCTGCAGGTGCGGCGGCAGCTGTGGCATCTGTGGGTGGAGCAGCAGGTGCTGTAATAGGTGGAGCTGCAGATTTGTTCTCTCATTCCAGGAGTCCACCTTCACTtgaggaggaagatgatggaaatgaagaagaagaagagatagAGATGCTTTTTTTGGAGTCCAAAGACCTTGTGCCAAAATAA